The Flavobacterium faecale genome has a segment encoding these proteins:
- a CDS encoding six-hairpin glycosidase has protein sequence MQIHSKIPLFLLTFFMSLGYSIAQNTDFIIHTDMKTGGIEKIINKNDKYHMNWIFATDGTDLEWFTPEFGWGLGFITIEKEGRQETFKWNSISKIVTENGKTVISYDFPDFVMKITRSFDQEGSLIENFEVENTSTTNLKVVDMGIYTPFKDWYKGGAEVCLTERCHAHIWAGGHNSSYVNAIRMGTEAPHLGLVVTEGSIVHYEIINVRDLPRKVAGSNLRGGITLKVEPTTIKSGGKYGLSWKVFWHQGYADFYKKAKESGTVIAQADKYFVPVGETTNLRFSSKDKLGNVSCEVEGKTIPFKQIGNEITATYGAKTPGDKVVTLKYDGKQTVVNLYFSIPTAALLKKRVDFIVDKQQMNDKSDPRYGAYMVYDNEINSIHVNTPFVVDHDEGGERLGMGVAIANWLQQNPKAGAKYEKSLLSYYDFVRNKLQTPDYKVYSTTDHKKRHRGYNYPWVAAYYAELYKQTKNPLYIKDCYYTMRKWFQEFGYGFYAVCVPIKKSVDYLREAGLNEEADLLLNDYRLVAKEYDKNGINYPSHEVVFEQSIVSPAVNFYLEMYLLTKEDKFLVEGKKHLALLEAFNGQQPDYHLNEIGIRHWDGYWFGKRASWGDTMPHYWSALTGRAYILYYQATGDKEYLRKGKICLENNLCNIRDNGAGAAAYIYPQKVNGKAAEFYDPFANDQDWALFFYDEMNELLKWK, from the coding sequence ATGCAAATACACTCTAAAATACCACTGTTTTTATTGACGTTTTTTATGTCTTTGGGCTATAGTATTGCCCAAAATACAGATTTTATTATCCATACCGATATGAAAACGGGTGGAATTGAAAAAATCATCAATAAAAATGACAAATACCATATGAACTGGATATTTGCCACAGATGGAACAGATTTAGAGTGGTTTACACCCGAATTTGGTTGGGGACTTGGTTTTATAACTATCGAAAAAGAGGGCAGACAAGAAACTTTTAAATGGAATTCAATTTCTAAAATAGTGACTGAAAATGGGAAAACCGTAATCTCTTATGATTTTCCTGATTTTGTAATGAAGATTACACGCTCTTTCGATCAAGAAGGTAGTTTAATCGAAAATTTTGAGGTAGAAAACACAAGTACAACTAACCTTAAAGTAGTCGATATGGGAATTTATACGCCCTTCAAAGATTGGTACAAAGGTGGCGCCGAAGTATGTTTAACTGAAAGATGTCATGCACACATTTGGGCAGGCGGGCATAATTCGTCTTATGTAAATGCTATTCGAATGGGGACAGAAGCACCACATCTTGGTTTGGTAGTAACCGAAGGAAGTATCGTGCATTACGAAATCATAAATGTTAGAGATTTGCCTCGAAAGGTAGCAGGCTCTAATTTAAGAGGCGGAATTACTTTGAAAGTGGAACCTACAACTATAAAATCAGGAGGAAAGTACGGACTGAGTTGGAAAGTTTTTTGGCACCAAGGTTATGCAGATTTTTATAAAAAAGCAAAAGAAAGCGGAACTGTTATTGCGCAAGCCGATAAGTATTTTGTACCCGTAGGAGAAACTACCAATTTGCGTTTTTCATCGAAAGACAAATTAGGAAACGTAAGTTGTGAGGTAGAAGGAAAAACCATTCCGTTTAAGCAAATTGGGAACGAAATTACCGCAACTTACGGAGCTAAAACGCCTGGCGATAAAGTAGTAACCTTAAAATATGACGGTAAACAAACGGTTGTCAACTTATACTTTTCGATTCCGACTGCTGCATTACTAAAGAAAAGAGTCGATTTTATCGTCGATAAACAACAAATGAATGACAAGTCTGATCCACGATACGGTGCTTATATGGTCTATGATAACGAAATCAATAGCATTCACGTAAACACGCCTTTTGTTGTTGATCATGACGAAGGGGGAGAACGTTTAGGAATGGGAGTTGCTATTGCAAACTGGTTGCAGCAAAATCCAAAGGCTGGCGCAAAGTATGAAAAATCGTTACTGAGCTACTATGATTTTGTTCGAAATAAATTGCAAACACCTGATTACAAAGTTTATTCGACTACCGATCATAAAAAGAGACATCGTGGGTACAACTATCCGTGGGTAGCAGCTTATTATGCAGAGCTGTACAAGCAAACCAAAAATCCGTTGTATATAAAGGATTGCTATTATACCATGCGAAAATGGTTCCAAGAGTTCGGTTATGGATTTTATGCGGTTTGCGTCCCCATAAAGAAAAGCGTTGATTATTTGCGTGAAGCGGGTTTAAATGAAGAAGCTGACCTCTTACTAAACGACTACAGACTAGTCGCTAAAGAATACGACAAAAACGGAATTAATTATCCAAGTCATGAGGTTGTTTTCGAACAATCAATTGTTTCTCCTGCTGTTAATTTTTATCTCGAAATGTATTTGTTAACCAAAGAAGATAAGTTCTTAGTAGAAGGTAAAAAACACTTGGCTCTTTTGGAAGCTTTCAACGGACAACAACCCGATTACCACTTGAACGAAATCGGAATTAGACATTGGGATGGTTATTGGTTTGGTAAAAGAGCGTCATGGGGAGATACCATGCCGCATTACTGGTCGGCCCTTACAGGTAGAGCGTATATTTTGTATTACCAAGCGACTGGAGACAAGGAGTACCTTCGAAAAGGGAAAATTTGTTTAGAAAATAACTTGTGTAATATTCGAGATAATGGAGCAGGAGCAGCGGCTTACATTTATCCCCAAAAAGTCAATGGAAAAGCGGCAGAATTTTATGATCCGTTTGCAAACGATCAAGATTGGGCACTTTTTTTCTATGACGAAATGAATGAATTATTAAAATGGAAATAA
- a CDS encoding alpha-L-fucosidase — MKQKIKSTIVALIATVTLTNAQEKFKPEWESLKKHKVAPEWFADAKLGVYFHWGVYTIPENGNEWYGRFMYEYDRKKSWGKEIYEYHTKTYGRKKQYHDFIPEFKGEKFNAKMWVDMFENMGAKFIGSIAEHHDGFSMWGSKVNPWNAKDMGPKIDVVKEMSIEVKKRDLKFMTTFHHGFHMMFYPKKENSVLRPASQHIAAYDKLEFPQGGKFDILYGNMPYKAECDIWLGKLNEVIDTYCPDYIWMDFGQGFVQEDYRQQFLANYFNKAAELKKEVVVNTKGDFFPTDIAVVNVERATMEDITPFVWVTDFQIGSSWGFDKSKRVAINPQKAIRILAEVVSKNGVMILAAAPMADGTMPEEQVQAMAGIGSWLKLYGEAIYKTRPFVEFGQGPTKLKRNPNDDWNAYGSIKEGLQNLNAKDIRYTKIGNTVYAIQLGWPGASNAITLETFAGKAKDLNIKSVSVLGSKEKINWKKTAQGLEVTSPKNKPAEGDAAIVYKINLK; from the coding sequence ATGAAACAAAAAATTAAAAGTACAATAGTTGCATTAATTGCAACGGTAACACTGACCAATGCTCAAGAGAAATTCAAGCCAGAATGGGAGAGTTTAAAAAAACACAAAGTAGCACCTGAATGGTTTGCCGATGCAAAGTTGGGAGTTTATTTTCACTGGGGTGTGTACACTATTCCTGAAAACGGAAATGAGTGGTACGGCCGATTCATGTATGAATACGATCGTAAAAAAAGTTGGGGAAAAGAAATTTACGAGTACCATACTAAAACGTATGGTCGAAAAAAACAATACCATGACTTTATACCTGAATTTAAAGGCGAAAAATTTAATGCGAAAATGTGGGTGGATATGTTCGAAAATATGGGTGCAAAATTCATAGGATCGATTGCAGAACACCACGATGGTTTTTCGATGTGGGGTAGTAAAGTAAACCCTTGGAACGCAAAAGACATGGGGCCAAAGATTGATGTTGTTAAAGAAATGTCTATCGAGGTCAAAAAGCGTGATTTAAAATTCATGACTACTTTTCATCATGGTTTTCATATGATGTTTTACCCTAAAAAGGAGAATTCTGTTTTACGTCCTGCGTCGCAACACATTGCGGCCTATGACAAATTAGAATTTCCGCAAGGAGGAAAATTTGATATTCTCTATGGTAATATGCCTTACAAAGCAGAATGCGATATATGGTTAGGAAAACTAAATGAGGTGATTGATACTTATTGTCCCGATTATATTTGGATGGATTTTGGACAAGGTTTTGTGCAAGAAGATTACCGTCAGCAGTTTTTGGCAAATTATTTCAATAAAGCTGCCGAATTGAAAAAAGAGGTAGTTGTAAATACCAAAGGAGATTTTTTCCCAACCGATATTGCTGTTGTCAACGTAGAACGTGCCACAATGGAAGACATCACACCTTTTGTTTGGGTAACCGATTTTCAGATTGGAAGTTCTTGGGGATTTGATAAGAGCAAGCGTGTAGCTATCAATCCACAAAAAGCCATCCGTATTTTGGCAGAAGTAGTGAGTAAAAATGGTGTAATGATTTTAGCCGCCGCACCAATGGCTGACGGAACCATGCCAGAGGAGCAAGTACAAGCGATGGCTGGTATTGGTTCTTGGTTGAAATTGTATGGAGAAGCAATTTACAAAACACGTCCGTTTGTTGAATTTGGACAAGGACCTACAAAATTAAAACGTAACCCGAATGATGATTGGAATGCTTATGGTTCAATCAAAGAAGGTTTACAAAACTTGAACGCAAAAGACATTCGTTATACCAAAATAGGAAACACAGTTTATGCAATTCAGTTAGGATGGCCTGGTGCGTCAAATGCTATAACATTGGAAACGTTTGCTGGAAAAGCAAAAGATTTAAATATTAAATCAGTAAGCGTGTTGGGTAGTAAAGAAAAAATTAATTGGAAAAAAACAGCTCAAGGTTTGGAAGTAACATCACCAAAAAACAAACCAGCAGAAGGAGATGCGGCCATCGTGTACAAAATTAATTTGAAGTAA
- a CDS encoding sulfatase family protein — protein MLFNNAYTNVSSCAPSRATILTGRNLWELEEGGLLFGALKEKFTTFTSLLRQNGYATGSTGKGYMPANTKEPYQTIPLAKEYNDLKMVAPKYISNKNYSGNFDDFLSKKGKDQPFFFWYGSHEAHREYELGIGAKVGKDISKIQVPGFLPDNAIVRGDIADYYYEIEWFDSHLGRMIKALEAAGELENTIIIVTADNGMPFPRAKGTCYDYGTHMPLAICWGNKIKGGARVDDFISFIDFAPTLLEAVGAAVPKEMTGKSFLDILLSNKSGQVDPARNRVFTGLERHAYCRPDGMPYPIRTIRKNDYLYIVNFEADRWPCGDPDFNSVHAGLYGDIDAGPSRTFLIDNKDNPSIKPIADLSLGKRPKVELYNVKTDPFQLHNLADNKAYSKQCAALKSELFAYLKQTKDPRMEGKSPWDNYPYFFQGYENKYLLPIGKRDNN, from the coding sequence GTGTTATTCAATAATGCTTACACCAATGTTTCCTCTTGCGCTCCCTCAAGAGCAACTATTTTAACGGGAAGAAATCTTTGGGAATTGGAAGAAGGAGGTTTGCTATTTGGTGCTCTAAAAGAGAAATTCACCACTTTTACTAGCTTACTAAGACAAAATGGATACGCTACAGGATCAACTGGTAAAGGATATATGCCTGCAAATACCAAGGAACCATATCAAACAATTCCATTGGCAAAGGAATATAATGATCTCAAAATGGTTGCTCCCAAGTATATTTCGAACAAAAACTATTCAGGCAATTTTGATGATTTTCTTTCGAAAAAAGGCAAAGACCAACCTTTCTTTTTTTGGTATGGTTCACATGAAGCACACCGTGAGTATGAACTCGGAATAGGAGCGAAGGTAGGAAAAGACATTTCGAAAATACAAGTGCCAGGATTTTTACCCGATAATGCTATTGTCCGTGGTGATATCGCTGATTATTACTATGAAATAGAATGGTTTGATTCGCATTTGGGTCGTATGATCAAAGCTTTGGAAGCTGCTGGCGAGCTAGAAAATACCATCATTATTGTAACAGCAGACAACGGAATGCCATTTCCACGAGCAAAAGGAACTTGCTACGATTATGGAACCCATATGCCATTAGCGATTTGTTGGGGAAATAAAATAAAAGGCGGTGCTCGTGTAGATGATTTTATCAGTTTTATTGATTTTGCACCAACTTTATTGGAAGCAGTTGGCGCTGCTGTTCCTAAAGAAATGACAGGAAAAAGCTTTTTGGATATTTTATTATCGAATAAAAGCGGACAAGTAGATCCAGCAAGAAACCGAGTTTTCACAGGATTAGAACGTCATGCGTATTGCCGTCCGGACGGAATGCCTTACCCGATTCGTACCATTCGAAAAAACGACTATTTATACATCGTTAATTTTGAAGCTGACAGATGGCCTTGTGGTGATCCCGATTTTAATTCGGTACACGCAGGTTTATATGGAGATATAGATGCTGGCCCTAGTCGTACGTTTCTGATTGATAACAAAGACAATCCTTCGATAAAACCTATAGCTGATCTTTCGCTCGGCAAACGCCCAAAAGTAGAATTGTATAATGTAAAAACAGATCCTTTTCAGCTGCATAATTTGGCAGATAATAAAGCCTATTCAAAACAATGTGCTGCTTTAAAATCGGAACTTTTTGCCTATTTAAAACAAACCAAAGATCCTAGAATGGAAGGGAAATCGCCCTGGGATAATTATCCTTATTTTTTTCAAGGATATGAAAACAAGTATTTATTGCCCATTGGCAAAAGAGATAACAACTAA
- a CDS encoding amylo-alpha-1,6-glucosidase: MWNNKILKKLGIVFICFCANGLAQPKPIEIAIDKKFDANSTVLKTRLKELNSDINNYGILLDTIVTNKKLLTGYRYEQFYDWDLYFENIYMSYYGISKYNFDNLEGFLGVQESNGFIKRSFGLKPFGGDHHFKPFIAQIIVLGSRQEGNWEWARKYYKKTQLYLDHWFTYDSDKNGLAYWSGVQKGTWSGAADHSGMDNQNTRTVGLSEGVDLNCYLVRELEAMAIIADELGYKNDKKEYLAHAKKLKGLINEFLWDEKSGFYYDRNEEDGKTTFVKSVSCFTPIWAGVASKKQVKRMVEEHLLNPKEFWTKFPIPGYALTEPDYRQNYQGQKGCNWKGSTWIPTNYMICHGLMDYGYNDLAKEIANKTYNMVLNNSATREFFNAETGEGLGMNPFFGWSSLAYILPLELDLKYNPTDLKEKNIQKLSEKIGVSFK, translated from the coding sequence ATGTGGAATAACAAAATATTAAAGAAATTAGGAATCGTTTTTATCTGTTTTTGTGCAAACGGACTGGCACAACCAAAACCAATTGAAATCGCAATTGATAAAAAGTTTGATGCCAATTCTACAGTTTTAAAAACAAGGCTAAAGGAGCTGAATAGTGATATTAATAATTACGGAATTTTATTAGATACCATCGTAACCAATAAGAAACTTTTAACGGGTTATCGATACGAACAATTTTATGATTGGGATTTGTATTTCGAAAATATTTATATGTCCTATTACGGAATTTCGAAATACAACTTTGATAACCTAGAAGGCTTTTTGGGAGTGCAAGAATCAAATGGTTTTATCAAACGTTCTTTTGGTCTAAAACCGTTTGGTGGAGACCATCATTTCAAACCATTTATTGCTCAAATAATTGTTTTGGGTTCGCGTCAGGAAGGCAATTGGGAATGGGCTAGAAAATATTATAAAAAAACACAATTGTACCTTGATCATTGGTTTACCTATGACAGTGATAAAAACGGATTGGCCTATTGGTCTGGTGTGCAAAAAGGAACTTGGTCTGGTGCTGCCGATCATAGCGGAATGGACAATCAAAATACACGAACTGTTGGTTTGAGTGAAGGTGTCGATTTGAATTGCTATTTGGTTCGAGAGTTAGAAGCCATGGCAATTATTGCTGACGAACTAGGATATAAAAACGATAAAAAAGAATATTTGGCGCACGCCAAAAAATTAAAAGGATTGATTAATGAATTTCTTTGGGATGAAAAATCAGGTTTTTATTATGATCGAAATGAAGAAGATGGAAAGACCACTTTTGTAAAATCGGTTTCTTGTTTTACACCTATTTGGGCTGGTGTAGCTTCCAAAAAGCAAGTAAAACGCATGGTTGAAGAGCATTTATTAAATCCAAAAGAGTTTTGGACAAAATTCCCAATTCCAGGTTATGCGTTGACGGAGCCAGATTACCGTCAAAATTACCAAGGACAAAAAGGTTGTAATTGGAAAGGCTCTACATGGATTCCGACGAACTATATGATTTGCCACGGATTAATGGATTATGGTTACAATGATTTAGCAAAAGAGATTGCTAACAAAACCTATAATATGGTATTGAATAATTCGGCAACCCGTGAATTTTTTAATGCCGAAACAGGGGAAGGTTTGGGAATGAATCCATTCTTTGGATGGTCATCTTTGGCTTACATCTTGCCTTTAGAATTGGATTTAAAATACAATCCAACCGATTTAAAAGAGAAAAACATTCAAAAATTGAGTGAAAAAATAGGGGTAAGTTTTAAATAG
- a CDS encoding response regulator — MYEAENGEEGLAQCKQFIPDLVISDVMMPKMDGFELCKAIKTDVDLSHIPVVLLTAKTSDDNKVKGYSLGANAYVEKPFNLEVLKAQLDTLIKNRKLLQEKFRNTIDIEPSEFSTTKVDDNLLTKILEIVESKLTDETLNVQFIASECGLSQANLNKKLKALTGKSTAAFIRSIRLKRAAKLLSTGRYSVSDVTYEVGFTDLKYFRNSFKEEFLVSPSDFKRNNTDEDSES, encoded by the coding sequence ATTTATGAAGCCGAAAATGGCGAAGAAGGTTTAGCGCAATGCAAACAGTTTATTCCTGATTTAGTTATTAGTGATGTAATGATGCCAAAAATGGATGGATTTGAATTGTGCAAAGCCATAAAAACCGATGTTGATTTGAGTCATATTCCAGTTGTTCTTTTGACCGCCAAAACTTCCGATGATAATAAAGTAAAAGGGTATAGTTTGGGTGCAAATGCCTATGTCGAAAAACCATTTAATTTGGAAGTATTAAAAGCGCAACTGGATACTCTTATTAAAAATAGAAAACTACTTCAAGAAAAATTTAGAAATACGATAGACATAGAACCTTCTGAATTTTCGACTACCAAGGTGGACGATAATTTACTGACCAAAATCCTCGAAATTGTAGAAAGTAAATTAACCGACGAAACATTAAATGTACAATTTATAGCCTCAGAATGTGGGCTTTCTCAAGCCAATTTGAATAAAAAACTCAAGGCTTTGACAGGCAAAAGTACTGCGGCTTTTATTCGGTCTATTCGATTAAAAAGAGCTGCAAAATTACTTTCGACAGGCAGGTATTCTGTAAGTGATGTGACTTATGAAGTCGGGTTTACAGACTTGAAATATTTTAGAAATAGCTTCAAAGAAGAGTTTTTGGTTTCTCCCTCAGATTTTAAGAGAAACAATACAGACGAAGATTCGGAATCATAA
- a CDS encoding ligand-binding sensor domain-containing protein, translating into MKKSFLLVIFFLFAFEMSSMEFQNLTTLNGLSQNDVNCIFQDSRGFIWIGTNDGLNRYDGYDFKIFRKKPRQQDGLVSNIIYSITEDRDGNIWVGTNDNGISKYNITKNTFTSFNNTEAHPKVISTNRKNKLISDRNGSVWALSEQSIVIIKKDNSIVKLSKERLGITSNGNSDFSFLSIFEDSKGAIWIGTSNGILKVNPKNYQVTKRYASFGSVGAISERNSNLFFLNNQGLQMFNEKERKITTITAIKNARKFLIDQQNNIWMSKYDTGIYWYEFLNKSRLQTDSFHTNNGSHKIEDFNNYMVSSFLKDASGLVWIGTSGGGVFVYNPKGSFFKHYKSTATKGSISHNTVRAIQEDDYQNLWIGTENGGLNFLSAKNKGNYNSGFSSVLPSHTIVNAISFDKKNSEVWVGSPGGLTVFSSKTGKEISKYKSSLSGIVSVFSIAVDREGFVWVGTYGYGLWRLKLEKNGNFSRTQFLVQENNKGLFSNIIRSLFQDSKGNLWVGTPEGLNKIDAASKNTNNPIFTGFKNSVTDNRSISNNYILPIFESSKGTIWVGTLGGGLNKLCFSKNGTAYFETISTAQGLPNDVIKGILEDEKGALWISSNKGISCYNPMTKAIRNFSVSEGLQDFEFKDLSCFKRKNGEMLFGGVNGFNSFFPSKLKIDTTANKVVFTSLEILNQAVDVGEKLDGNVILENSINTTEKLVLAYQENSFTIHFSGLHFASPLKNQYKYKLEGFDKNWVSATSEARFAKYTNLSPGTYTLKVKASNSDGYWNEQAKTIVIYVKSPWWFSSFAIVCYAFLFLLALWFFRRFTIIGVQRKSKLEMESFEKEKIQKLSQLKLQFFTNISHEFRTPLTLIIGPISKLLKDKEAMSLEKVQENYQIINRNANQLLRLINQLMDFRKLEQGKISVKASEGNLVGFVRKIMHSFQFIADQKEIELQLKSKETNLSVWFDEDKLEKVFLNLLSNAFKFTPRNGKVTIEIVDEKDSVSVIVKDNGIGISQDKLEFIFNPFYQVEKIADEVQGSGIGLSFSKELVEMHHGRISILSKPNKGTKLKVTLLKGRYHFDENEVAVNQDYSEYEVEETPNFEKNPTVVQLKEVEEQKLLSLLIVEDNIELRKFVVNNFAEF; encoded by the coding sequence ATGAAAAAGAGTTTTTTACTAGTTATTTTTTTCTTATTTGCTTTCGAGATGAGTTCGATGGAGTTTCAAAATTTGACAACTCTAAACGGACTTTCTCAGAATGATGTTAATTGTATTTTTCAAGATAGTAGAGGTTTTATTTGGATTGGTACCAATGACGGTTTGAACCGATATGACGGCTACGATTTTAAAATTTTCAGAAAAAAACCACGACAGCAAGATGGCTTAGTGAGCAATATTATTTATTCCATCACCGAGGATAGAGATGGCAATATTTGGGTGGGAACTAATGACAACGGAATAAGCAAATACAATATCACCAAGAATACATTTACCTCTTTCAATAATACCGAAGCACACCCCAAAGTGATTTCCACCAACCGCAAAAACAAGCTGATTTCTGATAGAAATGGTTCTGTTTGGGCATTGTCTGAGCAAAGTATTGTTATTATAAAAAAGGACAATAGCATTGTTAAGCTTTCAAAAGAACGATTGGGAATTACTTCCAATGGCAATTCAGATTTTAGTTTTCTTTCCATTTTTGAAGATTCGAAAGGAGCGATTTGGATTGGAACCTCGAATGGTATTTTGAAAGTTAATCCTAAAAATTACCAAGTTACAAAGCGCTATGCTTCATTTGGTTCTGTAGGTGCTATTTCAGAAAGGAACAGTAATTTGTTTTTTTTGAATAATCAAGGACTTCAAATGTTTAATGAAAAAGAACGTAAAATCACCACAATTACAGCAATAAAAAATGCTAGAAAATTTCTAATCGACCAACAAAACAATATTTGGATGTCAAAATATGACACTGGTATTTATTGGTATGAATTTCTAAATAAAAGTAGGCTGCAGACTGACTCATTTCATACAAATAACGGCAGTCATAAAATTGAGGATTTTAATAATTACATGGTTTCTTCTTTCTTAAAAGATGCTTCGGGCTTAGTTTGGATTGGAACAAGTGGAGGAGGCGTTTTTGTTTACAATCCCAAAGGTTCGTTTTTTAAGCACTATAAATCGACGGCAACTAAGGGCAGTATTTCTCATAATACGGTGCGTGCCATACAAGAAGACGATTATCAGAATTTATGGATTGGAACAGAAAATGGAGGTTTGAATTTTTTATCTGCTAAAAATAAGGGGAACTATAATTCGGGTTTTAGCTCTGTTTTGCCAAGTCATACTATTGTCAATGCCATTTCTTTCGATAAAAAAAACAGCGAAGTCTGGGTAGGTTCTCCCGGTGGATTAACGGTTTTTAGCTCGAAAACAGGAAAAGAGATTTCTAAATATAAAAGTAGTTTGTCAGGAATCGTTTCTGTTTTTTCGATAGCAGTTGATCGAGAAGGTTTTGTGTGGGTTGGGACTTATGGTTACGGCTTATGGCGCTTAAAATTAGAAAAAAACGGCAACTTCAGCCGGACTCAATTTCTTGTACAAGAAAATAATAAAGGGTTGTTTTCGAATATCATCAGAAGCTTATTTCAAGATAGTAAAGGGAATTTGTGGGTTGGTACTCCCGAGGGATTAAATAAAATAGACGCAGCTTCTAAAAACACGAATAACCCAATTTTTACTGGTTTTAAAAATAGTGTAACCGATAATCGAAGTATCAGCAACAATTATATTTTACCCATTTTTGAATCATCAAAAGGAACTATTTGGGTGGGAACTTTGGGCGGTGGACTGAATAAATTGTGCTTTTCTAAGAATGGTACTGCTTATTTCGAAACCATTTCAACAGCTCAAGGTTTGCCGAATGACGTGATTAAAGGAATATTAGAAGACGAAAAAGGTGCTTTATGGATTTCTAGCAACAAGGGAATTAGCTGCTATAATCCGATGACAAAAGCAATTCGGAATTTTAGTGTTTCCGAGGGATTGCAAGATTTTGAATTTAAAGATTTGTCTTGTTTTAAACGAAAAAATGGCGAAATGCTGTTTGGAGGTGTTAATGGTTTCAATTCCTTTTTTCCAAGTAAATTAAAAATAGATACAACCGCGAATAAGGTGGTTTTTACGAGCCTCGAAATCTTGAACCAAGCTGTTGATGTAGGCGAAAAATTAGACGGTAACGTTATTTTGGAAAACTCCATAAATACTACTGAAAAATTGGTATTAGCCTATCAAGAAAATAGTTTCACCATACATTTTTCGGGTTTGCATTTTGCTTCACCGCTCAAAAATCAATACAAATACAAACTAGAGGGTTTTGATAAGAATTGGGTTTCGGCAACATCTGAAGCTCGATTTGCAAAATACACCAATTTGAGCCCGGGAACTTATACTTTGAAAGTAAAAGCCTCCAACAGTGATGGCTATTGGAACGAGCAAGCCAAAACGATTGTAATCTACGTGAAATCTCCTTGGTGGTTTTCTAGTTTTGCCATCGTTTGTTATGCATTTCTATTCTTGCTAGCGCTTTGGTTTTTCAGACGTTTTACGATTATTGGCGTACAGCGCAAAAGTAAATTGGAAATGGAGAGTTTTGAAAAAGAAAAAATTCAAAAGTTATCCCAATTGAAATTGCAGTTTTTCACCAATATTTCACATGAATTTAGAACGCCTTTAACCTTGATAATTGGTCCTATTTCAAAATTATTGAAAGATAAAGAGGCGATGTCATTGGAAAAAGTACAAGAAAACTATCAGATTATCAATCGAAATGCCAATCAATTGCTGCGTTTAATTAACCAGCTAATGGATTTTAGAAAATTAGAACAAGGAAAAATAAGTGTAAAAGCCAGTGAAGGTAATCTTGTTGGGTTTGTTCGAAAAATAATGCATTCGTTCCAGTTTATTGCCGACCAAAAAGAAATTGAATTGCAATTAAAGTCCAAAGAAACCAATCTGTCTGTTTGGTTTGATGAAGATAAATTAGAAAAAGTGTTCTTGAATTTATTGTCAAATGCTTTTAAATTCACGCCTAGAAACGGAAAAGTAACAATTGAAATTGTAGATGAAAAAGATTCTGTTTCAGTAATTGTCAAGGATAACGGCATTGGAATTTCGCAAGATAAGCTCGAATTTATTTTTAATCCGTTTTATCAGGTAGAAAAAATTGCTGATGAAGTACAAGGAAGCGGAATCGGTTTATCCTTTTCGAAAGAATTGGTCGAAATGCATCACGGTAGGATTTCAATTTTGAGTAAGCCAAATAAAGGAACAAAGTTGAAAGTTACGTTGTTGAAAGGGCGCTATCATTTTGATGAAAATGAAGTAGCAGTCAATCAGGATTATTCGGAATATGAAGTGGAGGAAACTCCTAATTTCGAAAAAAATCCAACAGTAGTGCAATTAAAAGAAGTAGAAGAACAAAAGCTTTTATCCTTGTTAATTGTCGAAGACAATATTGAATTGAGAAAATTTGTAGTGAATAATTTTGCTGAATTCTAA